The window caatacacaGAAATATAGCAATATGTTGTGATACTGACTCGATATTCGTGAAGCAGTGCATCGACTGTTATTGAAAATTTACAGTATTCATTTAAATTATTCCGTTTTTACATCCTTCATCCTGACAGGAGATCTCACCATTACACCGGATGTGTCTTGGAAGAGCCTGGCCTGGGGTTTCCAATTAATTTCAGGCTAAAATTTTGCAAATATCATCTGGATTTGAGTATCACACTATGTCACATCATCTCCCTGATATATCATATCTCTAGATTCGTGCCAATACACACCTATGTACGGCACAGAGGATTTAGCTTTTTCCCCCATTTGCACCAAAGAGTGTAAACAGATTTTTCATGCGGCTGTTTATACTTTCAGAATCATAATCTTAAAATGAATTTTGAAGTGGTGGGGAGTCTGGATTAATTTTAGTTATAGAGATTAAACAGAAGTGGCCTAAATGTAGTTCAGcagagaatacacacacacacacacacacacacacacacacacacacacacacacacacacacacacacacacacacacacacacacacacaaatggctCTGAAAATCTGAATCGGTGAATGTAGAACATTGAAAATTAGTTTTCGTGTTGTCGATGCAAACATCTCAAATATAACTGGATAAtgcaacagcattcaaacaaatgaaggattttattgttttaatatgAAAAGGGCTCTGTGAGAGCCAGCAAACCCACGAGGGACACTTCATACCTTGCTGTGCCAGCTGTGTTCCCACCTCTGGTAGTCCACAGTAAACTACATCTCCCAGAGCCTCCTGCGCGCGGTCAAAAACAAGATCAAAGGTAACTAAAACATGTACTTTAGCACGTTTATCTAACTGTGCACGCGCGCAGTTGGGAAACTTACTTGTGCAAAGTTGCTGATACCGACTGTACCTACTCCGTCATCTTCTACTCGAATCCATTCATGCTTGTCTGTGAATTTAAGTGCTGCGAAACAACACAACTCGGTCAGAGATCTGTGCAAAAGTCATTGAAACACACCACTACCCGCAGCAGCGCCGCCAAATGAAGCGTCTTTCCATTTGGCTAACGGTAACCTTCTGCTAACCAACGTGTTAGCAGAAGCTACTCTAAAACCGATTCATAGAGAAATACCTGCTGATATTCGGCTAGAAGAGGCTAGCGTTCTTCCAAAATAAGGCTTAGGGGCCAGCTGTAACGGACAACGCGATGCCGAGCGAGTGAGTAAAGGCAAAACTGTGGAAAAGTTGGAAGAGAAAGAACGGAGCAGCACACAGACGGCCATCTCTGTCGCTTACTGATGAGAAGAAGGTCGATTTGTTCTGTGTTGCTGTTGGAAACAGCAGCGGCGTTTTGCTCCCACCTACTGGTCAAAGTTAGGCACGACAAGCGAACGGGGACTTCCTCCTGAacgtgaaaacacatttttattcgtttgttttatttattttatgtaaccTTCATTTagccagatgagtcgattgagaattcattctcatttacaacgacgatctggccaagaggcagcagcagcagacacatAAGTAGCTTTAtaccaaagaaaaacagaaaataaaaacaaacaagatcaaAATGAGATAAAGACAGTTAGATATAAAGACAAAGGACTTAAAACAATCTTTTAGCACTCAGAAGCAGGCACATTGAccagaaactattgattgcaatgGATTTGTCTTTTCACATAATTAAGAGAAGAGAATTAAATAAAACATATGATTCAACATATGTAAAACTATTTATAAGTGGGCTAAAATTCAAAGGAACATGTATTTAAAATTTTATGGGTAATATAGCAGCctgaatttaaaaaaatacttcCTCTTCCCAAAGAAGTTGGGATGAACTAGGGTGTTGTCTTTACTTTGAAGGGATTTTTCATTTTGACTGTCTGAGAtcattatttaaatttaaatatcTGAATTATTTTGTTGAATAAATCAAATCAAGCAAGCTAATATTAATCTTGTTAGTTTTGtactttttattgtcatttctttgCAGATTCTTTCAAAGGATGTTGATAAAcgtttgccttgcagcaagatctCCATTGCACAGACCCTTCTCTGTCACATTTATGCTTTGTTGTCACTTGAATTTGCTTTTTTCTGCtggtaatttaaaaaaaatctcaagAGGGATGTACGCAGAAGATTTTTTACTAAAGTAGTCCAAATCTTGCCAGTCATCAGCAGATCTAGCAGAACTTAAGAAGCCTTTTTAAATAATACTGAAACAGCTTTAAGAACCAAGAAAGGAAGGCTGATTTCTTTAATGCACCATGATCTGGATGATTGAGAATGTTACACAGTGGGGAAAAAAGTAGCATTTGGCAGCAACCAGTTATGCAAGTCGTTCCACTTAAAATATGAGAGATCTGTAATTTGCAACATAGGCGCACTTCAACTGTGAAATACTGAATGCAATAAAAAAATTCTAGGAAATCACTGtatgatttttaaaatatttatgtTCTGCAGAAAATAAGTATCAAGCATCTACAAACAAGCAATAGTTCTGGCCCTCACAGACCTGTTACTTCTTCAGGAAGTTTCTCAGTCCTCCACTCGTTAGCTATAAAAAAGGCACCTGATCAGATGTTCAAACATTCACACGCCAACCTCCACCATGGCTAAAATCAGTCAACAAATTGGTCATGTAACTTCTGCGGTCAAGTCAAACTTGAAGAActtgggtgttgtttttgaccgaTCATTGTTCCTTAaagccactcaaaaacattggtccgaaactgtttttatcatttgagAAATGTCTCCAAACTGCGAACGCTGGTGTCAaagcatgaacttgaaatggtcatccatgcctttatctccttccatctagattactgtaacacattcCAGATGAAAAAAGCCATTGActaccttcagttggtccagaactctgcagagaggctcctaactggagcaaacagaagagcacacatcactcctattctgatgtctctgcactggttacccgttaactttagagttcattttagaatcctgattataactttcaatgctctacatggtcaagctcctccctacattactgaactgttaaagccttctgctccaacccgagccctcaggtccacacaccagaacctcccagaagttccaaagacccgaTATAAAAGTCAAGGCGATTGCTCTTTCACACTGTTCATCCTCTACTTTGGAGTgatcttttatttttatgttgtgttgACAGACTGGACACCTTTATAgagcagctgaagacccttttatttgttTTCTTCATTTGTACAATGGCCTTATCTGATTAatcatcttttatttgttttatgtgttgtagttttgatttatgaccattttatttaacattttgttttaaaatgtgcttttctgattttaattatctttcatttgttttttgaTATATGTTTTTTGGACTTTATGATCATttcatgattttatgactttactgTTTATTTTGTTGATCTTTGTGATTTTCCTTTCTGTGAtaaatgctatataaataaaccttTCTTACCAAGACCAGAGAGCTGTCTATGAACACCAGAGACAGGATTTTACACCTGGGCTGTGAGACTAAAACTGGGATGAGCCAATAGTCAATCAGCTTGGTGAGAAGACATCAACTGTTGGATAAAATGGAATAAACACAAGATCACTGACAGTCTCCCTCGACCTGGAACTACATGCAAGATCTCACTTCGTGGGGTACAAATGATCTTGAGGCTGGAAGAGGAGCGGGATGACGTGGGTGTGTTCGGAAAACTCTGTCAGAAGCAGAGCACAGGGATGCAGAACCACCTGTAAACGGTTCAGGGAAGTTTTTCTCAGgcaagtgaaaagcgagttgcaaAAGTCCACGCATGAGGAAATGAAGGTGTTGATAACAATCTCAAGTTCAGAACGCGACTTAGTTAagaaatgttcctgagatgaaagaagagcaaacaagagaactgacatgggaATCCAGAGTGGGTCAAAGGCCACACCAAGAATcccgacagagggtttggtgagaGAAGCTAGCTGCAAGAACACCATTcccactgtgaagcatgggggtggaaacatacTTCTCTCcaaaggctgcatggtggcgcagttgttagcactgttgcctcgcagcacgaaggttgcaggtttgaaactcagctgtggcctttctgtgtggagttgtgtgttctccccatgcatgcgtgggtttcctccgggtactctggtttcccccacagatcacagcatgccctataggttataaattgtaagtcgctttggataaaagcgtctgccaaataaataaacataaacataaacaaagggGACAGTACGACTGATCCATGTTAATTAAGGAAAGGACCAATGGGGCCATGTAGATTTTGGGCAAaagcctccttccatcagtgaagaTGAAATGTGGCTGGATCTTCCAGCATGAAAAGGATCCCTAACACACCGCCTGAGCAAAGAAATTGCTGAATTAAAAGCAtttcaaggttctggagtggcctagccagtctccaggccTCAATCCAACAGATAAtccgtggagggagttgaaagtctgcgtTGCCCAGCGACAGCCCCAAAGCATCACAACTCCAGAGATCTGCAAggaagaatgggccaaaataccagctagtgtgtgcaaacctggtgaaGACAGGAAACATTTGACCGCCATCATTGCCAACCACGGTTACTTTACTAACTATTGAGGTGAACTTTTGTCCAAATATTTTTCTTCACCAAGTATAAAAAAAATCTTTCAATTCAATTTGATttccaggattttttttttttactttctgccTCTCAGTTGAAGTGAATCGTGATGAAAATTACAGCAGTCCACTCATCTTTTCAAGGAGGGAGAACTTTCACAATTAGTGCAAATATTTTTTTGCCTAGCTGCATATGGATGacatttaataattaaaaaaagtgtGTAAATGAAACTAACTGAAGTCAAATCACCCTTAAGGGTTGTTTCATTTCCCTTTGGGATCCTTTTAGCAGAGAGTTTTAAGGTTAATGCTCCCCATACTATTGAAGCTGTTAAGCACTCAACACACACTTAATATGGATTAGATCATTTAAACCGTGACCATGTACGCCCCTCGTGGAGAATAAGTTATAAAAGGTTATTTTATATGCATAATTTAAGCAACGTCTTTCTAAAagcacaaaacatttaaacagtaGGAGGGCTTTCTGTAATAAAAAGGCAAATGAAACGTAAATTATTTATTAAGCAACACATTTTTCTTTTCATACAAAACAATAGAATATATAAAGAAAATTCACTCTCATTCCTGGGAGTTTTACTATTGCTCCAAATTGCATTAGCTGAGGAAATGGCATGGTACAGAATTAAAAAATAATGAAGCAAActtgacacacacgcacacacactctcacacactcccTTTGTCCTGTTCTGGCCTCATATACTATgtcgtaaaacaaattaaaatacagAACGACTAAAAGTGTCCTCATCTACGCCTGCGGGCTAAAGCTACAAACATAAATAACAAAAGCACGTTTGTTTGGCTTTTACATTACACAGCTTTAAGAGTCCATCCAGTGTCCACTTTTTTGATACTGAAGGTGAAAACACAAACAACAATGACGTCATGGGAAACAGTAAATAGAAAACAACATGTCGCTGTGGAGAAAGGAGCAAAAACAGACGAGGTGAGAACTCCCGTGTTTCGTGTACTCTTGCCTTCCATCGGAGCTCATTGGAAGCTTCTTGCGCCCGTTTAAAAGCGTGTAACGTGTCTTCTGGGTGTGGTGCTTCCTGCTGGGTGTGCTGCTGAGTGGGTGTTGAGTGCTTGCAGTCCGTCGCAGGGAGACGCAAagttgtgtgtgtggggggtctttAGTCTGTAAAGTCTCTCCTCGCTGCAGGAAGGAACAGCTAAGTTGGGAAAGCCAAGAGGTCCATCTTGGTCAGATCACCACCGTGTACCACAGACAACACACACTCTTCATCTGTACACACACTCCTGACACCTCAGGCAGCTGGACCCAAACACCCCCAACTGCATTTTAGGTGGTTTGTGTCTCCCCATCAGCGTCCTGCTTCGTTCTACGCAGGTTGCTCTTCATCTTCACAAACTCAGGGGTGTTCTCCTGCTCTTCCTCAATTTTCTGCTGCTCCCGTTCCAgctgaaataaaacaaacattaacTAATTTGAATTAGGGcctataataaaaaacaaaaaacaaaacagaacttcTTTATACCTGCTCTAGTTTCTGTTGTCTTTTCATCAGCTCTATCTCCAAGTCGCTCCTCTTCTTGTGggcctcctgctcctccttctgAGCCTTGATGATTTGCTCCCTCTTTCTCTTCTCTAAAACCTTCTGGAGCTCAGGTTTGTTCTGAGGAGCCAGGCCTCTGTGCAAAAGGAGAAAAATTAACCAATCACAACTCGACATAAGAGGAAAGCttaatgacacccccccccccaccccccacccccggaaGCCCAGGCTTACAAAACATCAGAAAACGCATCGAGAGGAGGATCGCCTTACGTGAACAACAGATGTTGACCGTGACCTCATTCTAGTCTGACATGCATGTCTGTGGTGGATGTTCTGGATTACATATTAATCCGTTTTTTAAGTTCTgatttctagccaatcagagattaTTCAATGGTTTTAAATCTGTAAATGTGTCAGTAGCCAAGAAAATGTGGGCTGCTTTCTTTCTGAACATTCTCAAGAACAAACTAGTGTAATGGTTACATCACTGCATCTGTTTAAGATTTGAGACATTTTGTACAATACAAGGCTGTTTCGCCAAGAGGAATAAAGTTACATAATCCTCCAAATTTCAAGAAACGCCAGGGGATGAGAGTGAGACTCGGGCGCTTGGAACAGAAAAGGACGGGTTGGGTGTAAGTAACAACAAACGCTAAATTGGAAAGGTTACATAATCAGAATGAAGCACAAGCTAATGTTTCTTAGGAACTGAGGTCAAAAGCCATTCTCTAATCATTATTTAGCCCCTTTTGTAGTTTTTTTGTGCATCTTTTGTTTCTACCTGCCAACAGTTCCTTTAATTAAATGCACAGTTAAATCCTGCAGATTACCTAACACAGCACAGAATGTTCCAAGATGCTGCGAGAGTTAATTTACAAGGCACTACTTCATGTAGAGTCACTGCTGCAGCTAAATGGCTTGTTTTTATGTCAGCGAGGGTTTTATAAAAGCACTTATAGCAGCAGGATGACAGAGAGTTTCTGACGAGGCTGTTTTCACTTAGGAAAAAAGAAACGCTAAAGGAAGGAAGGAGATGCTATAAAAGATGCTTAAACCACTCTTCTGTTCACAATGTTTACATAACCTTCCCACCAAAAGATGCTCATACAGACTGAGAGGACTGGTGTACCACACACACGAGTGCCTCCATCTCTTGGTGAGTTTCTGAGATTCCTTCACGTTCATGCTTttagtctttgtgtgtgtgtgtgtgtgtgtgtgtgtgtgtgtgtgtgtgtgtgtgtgtgtgtgtgtgtgtgtgtgtgtgtgtgtgtgtgtgtgtgtgtgtgtggaggatccCTGTCGCCAAGGTAGCAAAAGCAGAGAAATGCCCTCAGCGAGAAACTGTTTTGTAATCTTGATTACATAACACTTTCCTCCCGTTTCAtccgtgcatccatccatccgcccacTAGACCCCTCCCGTCCCCTCGTCACGATCATCATCATGACTAATCCAATAACGCTGGCAGCACTTCATTACATCACCGCATGCTTAAAAAGGCAGATCAAAAACAATTTAATCACCTCCTAAAGCTCACAAGATTTGTGCAAAAGCTGCAACTTCAGCCCGTTTAGATGGTTAAAAGCTAGAAATCTGcagaatttgaaaaaaataaaataaatctgattTAATGGTTAATTTCTGATGACCTGTTTCCACATCCTGGTCTGCATCTCAGTCTTTGACCTGCTCAGAAACAGAGCATCTCCGCTGTGACAAAGCAGCTGTCAGCTTCGTGTGTATTTACGCAGCTATTTATAGCTCAGGCACAAAGCGGCCAGCGCCATTCggtgagagaaaaaaaacaacatttagtGCTGAAAGGGCGATCACATGTGCGTGTTCACACTCGCCGATCACATGTGCGTGTTCACACTCGCGGATGCTCACACCATCACAAAGCTGCAGGAAACTCCTCGTATAGATGAAAACAGCAGGCAGGTGACCTCTTGCATCATCGTGTGTTGTTTATAAAACCAGTTTTGAACGAACACATGCACTTATGCTTTTATGCAATGAAGCAAATAAAGTATTTATGTCCTAAAGCTACATGATGCAGCTGGAGGTTAAAGGGTCAAATGCTGCAGAGGCATCAGTACAGTTTGTACAGATTGGAGATGAcaaagacagcagcagcagcaacggtAACTGAATACAGTCTCCCTCTGCTTGGAAAGGTTTAATTAGATCAGATTGGATCTGTGTGTACGGGTTGTTTTATCCTTCAGTTACTCCGTTTTAAATAGTTTCTTCTAAACAGTTTTGTCTCAGAATTGTTGGACTACGTGGGTTTTATAGCTGAACAAGTAATCAAACACATTAAGAAGAAGAATTAACTGCCTATCTAACAGAAACGAAGATTTGCAATCCAAACGTTTTTATTTGGTTTATTGAACGTGTCCTTAACATCCGTAAAACATCTAATCTTTAAAACCCACCCAGAAATAACTGC is drawn from Nothobranchius furzeri strain GRZ-AD chromosome 4, NfurGRZ-RIMD1, whole genome shotgun sequence and contains these coding sequences:
- the LOC107388859 gene encoding glycine cleavage system H protein, mitochondrial — its product is MAVCVLLRSFSSNFSTVLPLLTRSASRCPLQLAPKPYFGRTLASSSRISAALKFTDKHEWIRVEDDGVGTVGISNFAQEALGDVVYCGLPEVGTQLAQQDEFGALESVKAASELYSPLTGEVVEVNTLLADNPGLVNKSCYKDGWLMKMTIANPAELDSLMDEPAYERYIRSIEE
- the fam107b gene encoding protein FAM107B isoform X2, with product MAEPDYLDGDCDELIKPKKLINPVKNSRNHQDLHRELAMNQKRGLAPQNKPELQKVLEKRKREQIIKAQKEEQEAHKKRSDLEIELMKRQQKLEQLEREQQKIEEEQENTPEFVKMKSNLRRTKQDADGETQTT
- the fam107b gene encoding protein FAM107B isoform X1, which gives rise to MTTMFRYPVFPHLQDRCDPGLGLSPGRRVMAEPDYLDGDCDELIKPKKLINPVKNSRNHQDLHRELAMNQKRGLAPQNKPELQKVLEKRKREQIIKAQKEEQEAHKKRSDLEIELMKRQQKLEQLEREQQKIEEEQENTPEFVKMKSNLRRTKQDADGETQTT